One genomic segment of Odocoileus virginianus isolate 20LAN1187 ecotype Illinois chromosome 33, Ovbor_1.2, whole genome shotgun sequence includes these proteins:
- the USP7 gene encoding ubiquitin carboxyl-terminal hydrolase 7 isoform X2: MAGSCVLGPGAGDTDDPPRITQNPVINGNVAMSDGHSNTEEDMEDDTSWRSEATFQFTVERFSRLSESVLSPPCFVRNLPWKIMVMPRFYPDRPHQKSVGFFLQCNAESDSTSWSCHAQAVLKIINYRDDEKSFSRRISHLFFHKENDWGFSNFMAWSEVTDPEKGFIDDDKVTFEVFVQADAPHGVAWDSKKHTGYVGLKNQGATCYMNSLLQTLFFTNQLRKAVYMMPTEGDDSSKSVPLALQRVFYELQHSDKPVGTKKLTKSFGWETLDSFMQHDVQELCRVLLDNVENKMKGTCVEGTIPKLFRGKMVSYIQCKEVDYRSDRREDYYDIQLSIKGKKNIFESFVDYVAVEQLDGDNKYDAGEHGLQEAEKGVKFLTLPPVLHLQLMRFMYDPQTDQNIKINDRFEFPEQLPLDEFLQKTDPKDPANYILHAVLVHSGDNHGGHYVVYLNPKGDGKWCKFDDDVVSRCTKEEAIEHNYGGHDDDLSVRHCTNAYMLVYIRESKLSEVLQAVTDQDIPQQLVERLQEEKRIEAQKRKERQEAHLYMQVQIVAEDQFCGHQGNDMYDEEKVRYTVFKVLKNSSLSEFVQNLSQTMGFPQDQIRLWPMQARSNGTKRPAMLDNEADGSKTMIELSDNENPWTIFLETVDPELAASGATLPKFDKDHDVMLFLKMYDPKTRSLNYCGHIYTPISCKIRDLLPVMCDRAGFIQDTSLILYEEVKPNLTERIQDYDVSLDKALDELMDGDIIVFQKDDPENDNSELPTAKEYFRDLYHRVDVIFCDKTIPNDPGFVVTLSNRMNYFQVAKTVAQRLNTDPMLLQFFKSQGYRDGPGNPLRHNYEGTLRDLLQFFKPRQPKKLYYQQLKMKITDFENRRSFKCIWLNSQFREEEITLYPDKHGCVRDLLEECKKAVELGEKASGKLRLLEIVSYKIIGVHQEDELLECLSPATSRTFRIEEIPLDQVDIDKENEMLITVAHFHKEVFGTFGIPFLLRIHQGEHFREVMKRIQSLLDIQEKEFEKFKFAIVMMGRHQYINEDEYEVNLKDFEPQPGNMSHPRPWLGLDHFNKAPKRSRYTYLEKAIKIHN, from the exons ATGGCGGGGAGCTGCGTGCTTGGACCAGGAG CTGGAGATACAGATGACCCACCGAGAATTACCCAAAACCCTGTTATCAACGGGAATGTGGCCATGAGTGACGGGCACAGTAACACGGAGGAGGACATGGAGGACG ACACGAGTTGGCGCTCCGAGGCAACCTTTCAGTTCACTGTCGAGCGCTTCAGCAGACTGAGTGAGTCGGTCCTTAGCCCTCCGTGTTTTGTGCGAAATCTGCCGTGGAAGATTATGGTGATGCCACGCTTTTATCCAGACAGACCACACCAAAAAAGCGTAGGATTCTTTCTCCAGTGCAATGCTGAATCTGATTCCAC GTCCTGGTCCTGCCACGCGCAGGCGGTGCTGAAGATCATCAACTACAGAGACGACGAGAAATCCTTCAGCCGGCGCATCAGCCACTTGTTCTTCCACAAGGAGAACGACTGGGGCTTTTCCAATTTCATGGCCTGGAGT gaagTGACTGATCCTGAGAAAGGATTTATTGATGATGACAAAGTTACGTTTGAAGTCTTTGTGCAGGCGGATGCCCCCCATGGAGTTGC GTGGGACTCAAAGAAGCACACGGGCTACGTCGGCTTAAAGAATCAGGGAGCGACTTGCTACATGAACAGCCTgctgcagactttatttttcacaaaCCAGCTACGCAAG GCTGTGTACATGATGCCAACAGAGGGCGACGATTCATCCAAAAGTGTCCCTTTAGCATTGCAGAGAGTGTTCTACGAGTTACAGCACAGCGATAAGCCCGTAGGAACAAAGAAGCTGACCAAGTCATTCGG GTGGGAAACATTAGATAGCTTCATGCAACACGATGTTCAAGAGCTCTGTCGAGTG TTGCTTGATAATGTGGAAAACAAGATGAAAGGCACGTGTGTAGAAGGCACCATACCTAAATTATTCAGAGGCAAGATGGTG TCTTACATCCAGTGTAAAGAGGTAGACTACCGGTCCGATAGAAGAGAAGATTATTACGACATCCAGCTAagcataaaaggaaagaaaaaca TATTTGAATCGTTTGTGGACTATGTGGCGGTAGAACAGCTGGACGGTGACAATAAATACGACGCCGGGGAGCACGGCCTGCAG gaggcagaaaaaggagtgaaattcCTGACATTGCCACCAGTGTTACATCTGCAACTGATGCGATTTATGTATGATCCTCAGACGGACCAAAACATCAAGATCAATGATAG gttTGAATTTCCTGAACAGTTACCACTTGATGAATTTTTGCAAAAAACTGATCCTAAAGACCCTGCAAATTACATTCTTCATGCAGTCCTGGTTCACAGTGGAGATAATCATGGTGGACATTATGTGGTTTATCTCAACCCCAAAGGGGATGGCAAA TGGTGTAAGTTTGACGACGACGTGGTGTCCAGGTGCACGAAGGAGGAGGCCATCGAGCACAACTACGGGGGCCACGACGACGACCTGTCCGTGCGGCACTGCACCAACGCCTACATGCTGGTCTACATCCGCGAGTCCAAGCTCA GTGAGGTGTTACAAGCTGTCACCGACCAGGACATCCCTCAGCAGTTGGTGGAACGattgcaggaggagaagaggattgAGGCGCAGAAGCGGAAGGAGCGGCAGGAGGCCCATCTCTACATGCAAGTGCAG ATCGTCGCAGAGGACCAGTTTTGTGGCCATCAAGGGAACGATATGTATGATGAAGAAAAAGTGAGATACACTGTGTTCAAAGTGCTGAAAAACTCCTCGCTTTCGGAGTTTGTCCAGAACCTCTCTCAGACCATG GGGTTCCCGCAAGATCAGATTCGGTTGTGGCCCATGCAGGCGAGGAGCAACGGCACCAAGCGGCCGGCCATGCTGGACAACGAGGCCGACGGCAGCAAGACG ATGATTGAGCTCAGTGATAATGAAAACCCCTGGACGATATTCCTGGAAACAGTTGATCCAGAGCTAGCTGCTAGTGGAGCCACGCTACCCAAGTTTGATAAAGATC ATGATGTGATGTTATTTTTGAAGATGTACGATCCCAAAACACGGAGCTTGAATTACTGTGGGCATATCTACACACCAATATCCTGTAAAATAC GTGACTTGCTCCCGGTTATGTGTGACAGAGCAGGATTTATCCAGGATACTAGCCTTATCCTCTATGAG GAAGTTAAACCGAATTTAACAGAGAGAATTCAGGACTATGATGTGTCTCTTGACAAAGCCCTCGATGAGCTAATGGATGGTGACATTATAGTGTTTCAGAA ggatGACCCTGAAAATGATAATAGTGAATTGCCCACTGCAAAGGAATACTTCCGGGACCTCTACCACCGTGTCGATGTGATTTTCTGTGATAAAACGATCCCCAATGATCCTGGATTCGTGGTGACACTGTCAAATAGGATGAATTATTTCCAG GTGGCAAAGACGGTCGCTCAGAGGCTCAACACCGACCCGATGCTGCTGCAGTTCTTCAAGTCTCAAGG TTACAGGGATGGCCCAGGTAATCCTCTTAGGCATAATTATGAAGGTACTTTAAGAGATCTGCTGCAGTTCTTCAAGCCCAGACAACCTAAGAAACTGTACTACCAGCAG cTTAAGATGAAAATCACAGACTTTGAGAACAGGCGAAGTTTTAAGTGTATATGGTTAAACAGCCAGTTTAGGGAAGAG GAAATAACACTATATCCAGACAAGCACGGGTGTGTCCGGGACCTGTTAGAGGAATGTAAAAAGGCTGTGGAGCTCGGCGAGAAAGCATCAGGGAAACTTAG GCTGCTAGAAATTGTAAGCTACAAAATTATTGGTGTGCATCAAGAAGATGAACTATTAGAATGTTTATCTCCTGCAACGAGTCGAACGTTTCGAATAGAG GAAATACCTTTGGACCAGGTAGATATCGACAAGGAGAACGAGATGCTCATCACGGTGGCTCATTTCCACAAGGAGGTGTTTGGGACGTTCGGGATCCCGTTCTTGCTGAGGATACACCAG GGCGAGCATTTCAGAGAAGTGATGAAGCGGATTCAGAGTCTGCTGGACATCCAGGAAAAGGAGTTTGAAAAG TTTAAATTTGCAATTGTGATGATGGGCCGACATCAGTACATAAACGAAGATGAGTATGAAGTAAACTTGAAAGACTTTGAACCTCAGCCTG GTAACATGTCTCACCCCCGGCCGTGGCTCGGGCTCGACCACTTCAACAAAGCCCCGAAGAGGAGTCGCTACACGTACCTTGAAAAGGCCATCAAAATCCATAACTGA
- the USP7 gene encoding ubiquitin carboxyl-terminal hydrolase 7 isoform X1, producing the protein MNHQQQQQQQQQKAGEQQLSEPEDMEMEAGDTDDPPRITQNPVINGNVAMSDGHSNTEEDMEDDTSWRSEATFQFTVERFSRLSESVLSPPCFVRNLPWKIMVMPRFYPDRPHQKSVGFFLQCNAESDSTSWSCHAQAVLKIINYRDDEKSFSRRISHLFFHKENDWGFSNFMAWSEVTDPEKGFIDDDKVTFEVFVQADAPHGVAWDSKKHTGYVGLKNQGATCYMNSLLQTLFFTNQLRKAVYMMPTEGDDSSKSVPLALQRVFYELQHSDKPVGTKKLTKSFGWETLDSFMQHDVQELCRVLLDNVENKMKGTCVEGTIPKLFRGKMVSYIQCKEVDYRSDRREDYYDIQLSIKGKKNIFESFVDYVAVEQLDGDNKYDAGEHGLQEAEKGVKFLTLPPVLHLQLMRFMYDPQTDQNIKINDRFEFPEQLPLDEFLQKTDPKDPANYILHAVLVHSGDNHGGHYVVYLNPKGDGKWCKFDDDVVSRCTKEEAIEHNYGGHDDDLSVRHCTNAYMLVYIRESKLSEVLQAVTDQDIPQQLVERLQEEKRIEAQKRKERQEAHLYMQVQIVAEDQFCGHQGNDMYDEEKVRYTVFKVLKNSSLSEFVQNLSQTMGFPQDQIRLWPMQARSNGTKRPAMLDNEADGSKTMIELSDNENPWTIFLETVDPELAASGATLPKFDKDHDVMLFLKMYDPKTRSLNYCGHIYTPISCKIRDLLPVMCDRAGFIQDTSLILYEEVKPNLTERIQDYDVSLDKALDELMDGDIIVFQKDDPENDNSELPTAKEYFRDLYHRVDVIFCDKTIPNDPGFVVTLSNRMNYFQVAKTVAQRLNTDPMLLQFFKSQGYRDGPGNPLRHNYEGTLRDLLQFFKPRQPKKLYYQQLKMKITDFENRRSFKCIWLNSQFREEEITLYPDKHGCVRDLLEECKKAVELGEKASGKLRLLEIVSYKIIGVHQEDELLECLSPATSRTFRIEEIPLDQVDIDKENEMLITVAHFHKEVFGTFGIPFLLRIHQGEHFREVMKRIQSLLDIQEKEFEKFKFAIVMMGRHQYINEDEYEVNLKDFEPQPGNMSHPRPWLGLDHFNKAPKRSRYTYLEKAIKIHN; encoded by the exons CTGGAGATACAGATGACCCACCGAGAATTACCCAAAACCCTGTTATCAACGGGAATGTGGCCATGAGTGACGGGCACAGTAACACGGAGGAGGACATGGAGGACG ACACGAGTTGGCGCTCCGAGGCAACCTTTCAGTTCACTGTCGAGCGCTTCAGCAGACTGAGTGAGTCGGTCCTTAGCCCTCCGTGTTTTGTGCGAAATCTGCCGTGGAAGATTATGGTGATGCCACGCTTTTATCCAGACAGACCACACCAAAAAAGCGTAGGATTCTTTCTCCAGTGCAATGCTGAATCTGATTCCAC GTCCTGGTCCTGCCACGCGCAGGCGGTGCTGAAGATCATCAACTACAGAGACGACGAGAAATCCTTCAGCCGGCGCATCAGCCACTTGTTCTTCCACAAGGAGAACGACTGGGGCTTTTCCAATTTCATGGCCTGGAGT gaagTGACTGATCCTGAGAAAGGATTTATTGATGATGACAAAGTTACGTTTGAAGTCTTTGTGCAGGCGGATGCCCCCCATGGAGTTGC GTGGGACTCAAAGAAGCACACGGGCTACGTCGGCTTAAAGAATCAGGGAGCGACTTGCTACATGAACAGCCTgctgcagactttatttttcacaaaCCAGCTACGCAAG GCTGTGTACATGATGCCAACAGAGGGCGACGATTCATCCAAAAGTGTCCCTTTAGCATTGCAGAGAGTGTTCTACGAGTTACAGCACAGCGATAAGCCCGTAGGAACAAAGAAGCTGACCAAGTCATTCGG GTGGGAAACATTAGATAGCTTCATGCAACACGATGTTCAAGAGCTCTGTCGAGTG TTGCTTGATAATGTGGAAAACAAGATGAAAGGCACGTGTGTAGAAGGCACCATACCTAAATTATTCAGAGGCAAGATGGTG TCTTACATCCAGTGTAAAGAGGTAGACTACCGGTCCGATAGAAGAGAAGATTATTACGACATCCAGCTAagcataaaaggaaagaaaaaca TATTTGAATCGTTTGTGGACTATGTGGCGGTAGAACAGCTGGACGGTGACAATAAATACGACGCCGGGGAGCACGGCCTGCAG gaggcagaaaaaggagtgaaattcCTGACATTGCCACCAGTGTTACATCTGCAACTGATGCGATTTATGTATGATCCTCAGACGGACCAAAACATCAAGATCAATGATAG gttTGAATTTCCTGAACAGTTACCACTTGATGAATTTTTGCAAAAAACTGATCCTAAAGACCCTGCAAATTACATTCTTCATGCAGTCCTGGTTCACAGTGGAGATAATCATGGTGGACATTATGTGGTTTATCTCAACCCCAAAGGGGATGGCAAA TGGTGTAAGTTTGACGACGACGTGGTGTCCAGGTGCACGAAGGAGGAGGCCATCGAGCACAACTACGGGGGCCACGACGACGACCTGTCCGTGCGGCACTGCACCAACGCCTACATGCTGGTCTACATCCGCGAGTCCAAGCTCA GTGAGGTGTTACAAGCTGTCACCGACCAGGACATCCCTCAGCAGTTGGTGGAACGattgcaggaggagaagaggattgAGGCGCAGAAGCGGAAGGAGCGGCAGGAGGCCCATCTCTACATGCAAGTGCAG ATCGTCGCAGAGGACCAGTTTTGTGGCCATCAAGGGAACGATATGTATGATGAAGAAAAAGTGAGATACACTGTGTTCAAAGTGCTGAAAAACTCCTCGCTTTCGGAGTTTGTCCAGAACCTCTCTCAGACCATG GGGTTCCCGCAAGATCAGATTCGGTTGTGGCCCATGCAGGCGAGGAGCAACGGCACCAAGCGGCCGGCCATGCTGGACAACGAGGCCGACGGCAGCAAGACG ATGATTGAGCTCAGTGATAATGAAAACCCCTGGACGATATTCCTGGAAACAGTTGATCCAGAGCTAGCTGCTAGTGGAGCCACGCTACCCAAGTTTGATAAAGATC ATGATGTGATGTTATTTTTGAAGATGTACGATCCCAAAACACGGAGCTTGAATTACTGTGGGCATATCTACACACCAATATCCTGTAAAATAC GTGACTTGCTCCCGGTTATGTGTGACAGAGCAGGATTTATCCAGGATACTAGCCTTATCCTCTATGAG GAAGTTAAACCGAATTTAACAGAGAGAATTCAGGACTATGATGTGTCTCTTGACAAAGCCCTCGATGAGCTAATGGATGGTGACATTATAGTGTTTCAGAA ggatGACCCTGAAAATGATAATAGTGAATTGCCCACTGCAAAGGAATACTTCCGGGACCTCTACCACCGTGTCGATGTGATTTTCTGTGATAAAACGATCCCCAATGATCCTGGATTCGTGGTGACACTGTCAAATAGGATGAATTATTTCCAG GTGGCAAAGACGGTCGCTCAGAGGCTCAACACCGACCCGATGCTGCTGCAGTTCTTCAAGTCTCAAGG TTACAGGGATGGCCCAGGTAATCCTCTTAGGCATAATTATGAAGGTACTTTAAGAGATCTGCTGCAGTTCTTCAAGCCCAGACAACCTAAGAAACTGTACTACCAGCAG cTTAAGATGAAAATCACAGACTTTGAGAACAGGCGAAGTTTTAAGTGTATATGGTTAAACAGCCAGTTTAGGGAAGAG GAAATAACACTATATCCAGACAAGCACGGGTGTGTCCGGGACCTGTTAGAGGAATGTAAAAAGGCTGTGGAGCTCGGCGAGAAAGCATCAGGGAAACTTAG GCTGCTAGAAATTGTAAGCTACAAAATTATTGGTGTGCATCAAGAAGATGAACTATTAGAATGTTTATCTCCTGCAACGAGTCGAACGTTTCGAATAGAG GAAATACCTTTGGACCAGGTAGATATCGACAAGGAGAACGAGATGCTCATCACGGTGGCTCATTTCCACAAGGAGGTGTTTGGGACGTTCGGGATCCCGTTCTTGCTGAGGATACACCAG GGCGAGCATTTCAGAGAAGTGATGAAGCGGATTCAGAGTCTGCTGGACATCCAGGAAAAGGAGTTTGAAAAG TTTAAATTTGCAATTGTGATGATGGGCCGACATCAGTACATAAACGAAGATGAGTATGAAGTAAACTTGAAAGACTTTGAACCTCAGCCTG GTAACATGTCTCACCCCCGGCCGTGGCTCGGGCTCGACCACTTCAACAAAGCCCCGAAGAGGAGTCGCTACACGTACCTTGAAAAGGCCATCAAAATCCATAACTGA
- the USP7 gene encoding ubiquitin carboxyl-terminal hydrolase 7 isoform X3, producing the protein MVMPRFYPDRPHQKSVGFFLQCNAESDSTSWSCHAQAVLKIINYRDDEKSFSRRISHLFFHKENDWGFSNFMAWSEVTDPEKGFIDDDKVTFEVFVQADAPHGVAWDSKKHTGYVGLKNQGATCYMNSLLQTLFFTNQLRKAVYMMPTEGDDSSKSVPLALQRVFYELQHSDKPVGTKKLTKSFGWETLDSFMQHDVQELCRVLLDNVENKMKGTCVEGTIPKLFRGKMVSYIQCKEVDYRSDRREDYYDIQLSIKGKKNIFESFVDYVAVEQLDGDNKYDAGEHGLQEAEKGVKFLTLPPVLHLQLMRFMYDPQTDQNIKINDRFEFPEQLPLDEFLQKTDPKDPANYILHAVLVHSGDNHGGHYVVYLNPKGDGKWCKFDDDVVSRCTKEEAIEHNYGGHDDDLSVRHCTNAYMLVYIRESKLSEVLQAVTDQDIPQQLVERLQEEKRIEAQKRKERQEAHLYMQVQIVAEDQFCGHQGNDMYDEEKVRYTVFKVLKNSSLSEFVQNLSQTMGFPQDQIRLWPMQARSNGTKRPAMLDNEADGSKTMIELSDNENPWTIFLETVDPELAASGATLPKFDKDHDVMLFLKMYDPKTRSLNYCGHIYTPISCKIRDLLPVMCDRAGFIQDTSLILYEEVKPNLTERIQDYDVSLDKALDELMDGDIIVFQKDDPENDNSELPTAKEYFRDLYHRVDVIFCDKTIPNDPGFVVTLSNRMNYFQVAKTVAQRLNTDPMLLQFFKSQGYRDGPGNPLRHNYEGTLRDLLQFFKPRQPKKLYYQQLKMKITDFENRRSFKCIWLNSQFREEEITLYPDKHGCVRDLLEECKKAVELGEKASGKLRLLEIVSYKIIGVHQEDELLECLSPATSRTFRIEEIPLDQVDIDKENEMLITVAHFHKEVFGTFGIPFLLRIHQGEHFREVMKRIQSLLDIQEKEFEKFKFAIVMMGRHQYINEDEYEVNLKDFEPQPGNMSHPRPWLGLDHFNKAPKRSRYTYLEKAIKIHN; encoded by the exons ATGGTGATGCCACGCTTTTATCCAGACAGACCACACCAAAAAAGCGTAGGATTCTTTCTCCAGTGCAATGCTGAATCTGATTCCAC GTCCTGGTCCTGCCACGCGCAGGCGGTGCTGAAGATCATCAACTACAGAGACGACGAGAAATCCTTCAGCCGGCGCATCAGCCACTTGTTCTTCCACAAGGAGAACGACTGGGGCTTTTCCAATTTCATGGCCTGGAGT gaagTGACTGATCCTGAGAAAGGATTTATTGATGATGACAAAGTTACGTTTGAAGTCTTTGTGCAGGCGGATGCCCCCCATGGAGTTGC GTGGGACTCAAAGAAGCACACGGGCTACGTCGGCTTAAAGAATCAGGGAGCGACTTGCTACATGAACAGCCTgctgcagactttatttttcacaaaCCAGCTACGCAAG GCTGTGTACATGATGCCAACAGAGGGCGACGATTCATCCAAAAGTGTCCCTTTAGCATTGCAGAGAGTGTTCTACGAGTTACAGCACAGCGATAAGCCCGTAGGAACAAAGAAGCTGACCAAGTCATTCGG GTGGGAAACATTAGATAGCTTCATGCAACACGATGTTCAAGAGCTCTGTCGAGTG TTGCTTGATAATGTGGAAAACAAGATGAAAGGCACGTGTGTAGAAGGCACCATACCTAAATTATTCAGAGGCAAGATGGTG TCTTACATCCAGTGTAAAGAGGTAGACTACCGGTCCGATAGAAGAGAAGATTATTACGACATCCAGCTAagcataaaaggaaagaaaaaca TATTTGAATCGTTTGTGGACTATGTGGCGGTAGAACAGCTGGACGGTGACAATAAATACGACGCCGGGGAGCACGGCCTGCAG gaggcagaaaaaggagtgaaattcCTGACATTGCCACCAGTGTTACATCTGCAACTGATGCGATTTATGTATGATCCTCAGACGGACCAAAACATCAAGATCAATGATAG gttTGAATTTCCTGAACAGTTACCACTTGATGAATTTTTGCAAAAAACTGATCCTAAAGACCCTGCAAATTACATTCTTCATGCAGTCCTGGTTCACAGTGGAGATAATCATGGTGGACATTATGTGGTTTATCTCAACCCCAAAGGGGATGGCAAA TGGTGTAAGTTTGACGACGACGTGGTGTCCAGGTGCACGAAGGAGGAGGCCATCGAGCACAACTACGGGGGCCACGACGACGACCTGTCCGTGCGGCACTGCACCAACGCCTACATGCTGGTCTACATCCGCGAGTCCAAGCTCA GTGAGGTGTTACAAGCTGTCACCGACCAGGACATCCCTCAGCAGTTGGTGGAACGattgcaggaggagaagaggattgAGGCGCAGAAGCGGAAGGAGCGGCAGGAGGCCCATCTCTACATGCAAGTGCAG ATCGTCGCAGAGGACCAGTTTTGTGGCCATCAAGGGAACGATATGTATGATGAAGAAAAAGTGAGATACACTGTGTTCAAAGTGCTGAAAAACTCCTCGCTTTCGGAGTTTGTCCAGAACCTCTCTCAGACCATG GGGTTCCCGCAAGATCAGATTCGGTTGTGGCCCATGCAGGCGAGGAGCAACGGCACCAAGCGGCCGGCCATGCTGGACAACGAGGCCGACGGCAGCAAGACG ATGATTGAGCTCAGTGATAATGAAAACCCCTGGACGATATTCCTGGAAACAGTTGATCCAGAGCTAGCTGCTAGTGGAGCCACGCTACCCAAGTTTGATAAAGATC ATGATGTGATGTTATTTTTGAAGATGTACGATCCCAAAACACGGAGCTTGAATTACTGTGGGCATATCTACACACCAATATCCTGTAAAATAC GTGACTTGCTCCCGGTTATGTGTGACAGAGCAGGATTTATCCAGGATACTAGCCTTATCCTCTATGAG GAAGTTAAACCGAATTTAACAGAGAGAATTCAGGACTATGATGTGTCTCTTGACAAAGCCCTCGATGAGCTAATGGATGGTGACATTATAGTGTTTCAGAA ggatGACCCTGAAAATGATAATAGTGAATTGCCCACTGCAAAGGAATACTTCCGGGACCTCTACCACCGTGTCGATGTGATTTTCTGTGATAAAACGATCCCCAATGATCCTGGATTCGTGGTGACACTGTCAAATAGGATGAATTATTTCCAG GTGGCAAAGACGGTCGCTCAGAGGCTCAACACCGACCCGATGCTGCTGCAGTTCTTCAAGTCTCAAGG TTACAGGGATGGCCCAGGTAATCCTCTTAGGCATAATTATGAAGGTACTTTAAGAGATCTGCTGCAGTTCTTCAAGCCCAGACAACCTAAGAAACTGTACTACCAGCAG cTTAAGATGAAAATCACAGACTTTGAGAACAGGCGAAGTTTTAAGTGTATATGGTTAAACAGCCAGTTTAGGGAAGAG GAAATAACACTATATCCAGACAAGCACGGGTGTGTCCGGGACCTGTTAGAGGAATGTAAAAAGGCTGTGGAGCTCGGCGAGAAAGCATCAGGGAAACTTAG GCTGCTAGAAATTGTAAGCTACAAAATTATTGGTGTGCATCAAGAAGATGAACTATTAGAATGTTTATCTCCTGCAACGAGTCGAACGTTTCGAATAGAG GAAATACCTTTGGACCAGGTAGATATCGACAAGGAGAACGAGATGCTCATCACGGTGGCTCATTTCCACAAGGAGGTGTTTGGGACGTTCGGGATCCCGTTCTTGCTGAGGATACACCAG GGCGAGCATTTCAGAGAAGTGATGAAGCGGATTCAGAGTCTGCTGGACATCCAGGAAAAGGAGTTTGAAAAG TTTAAATTTGCAATTGTGATGATGGGCCGACATCAGTACATAAACGAAGATGAGTATGAAGTAAACTTGAAAGACTTTGAACCTCAGCCTG GTAACATGTCTCACCCCCGGCCGTGGCTCGGGCTCGACCACTTCAACAAAGCCCCGAAGAGGAGTCGCTACACGTACCTTGAAAAGGCCATCAAAATCCATAACTGA